Proteins from a genomic interval of Phyllopteryx taeniolatus isolate TA_2022b chromosome 3, UOR_Ptae_1.2, whole genome shotgun sequence:
- the pold2 gene encoding DNA polymerase delta subunit 2 isoform X2 — protein sequence MFSDLSAPRDGSSLLRRPAEDAAPVFERASPAYTPCSERFGVGERSFNRQYAHIYAARLMQMRPLLTEKAQQKWGSDVLVRTLCDLQTGEQCCIVGTLFKRMDLQPSILKEISQEHNLLPQPPRVKYISDNDELILEDELQRIKLEGKIDRDRCVTGSVIAVYGAERNDGKFTVEDLCTADLPAQTVRPALNADRFVLLVSGLGLGSSQADSMLGLQLLVDMVTGQLGDQGEQSGAATISRVLMVGNLLSQSTHDKDVSSKAKYLTKKTQAGSVEAIRLLDELLLQLVASVPVDVMPGQYDPTNYTLPQQPLHRCMFPLSSVYPTLQLASNPYQATVDGVRFLGTSGQNVSDIERYSSMNGHLEILEETLRLRHLAPTAPDTLGCYPFYMKDPFILEECPHVYFSGNAPAFESKRLTGADGQEILLVTVPKFHSTQTACLVNLRTLDCEPISFSAFSAGDDDESEMNISH from the exons ATGTTCTCCGATCTGAGCGCGCCGAGAGACGGCTCCTCTCTTCTGCGCCGCCCGGCCGAGGACGCGGCGCCCGTGTTTGAGAGGGCTTCCCCGGCCTACACTCCCTGCTCGGAGCGCTTCGGAGTCGGCGAGCGGAGTTTCAATCGTCAGTATGCTCATATTTATGCAGCGCGACTCATGCAGATGAGACCTCTACTCACGGAGAAAGCCCAACAGAAGTGGG GGTCCGATGTGCTTGTCCGGACACTGTGTGATCTTCAGACCGGGGAGCagtgttgcattgtgggaactCTGTTCAAGCGTATGGACTTGCAGCCATCCATTCTAAAAGAGATCAGTCAGGAG CACAACCTGCTGCCCCAGCCTCCACGCGTCAAGTACATCAGCGACAATGATGAGCTGATTCTGGAGGATGAGCTGCAGAGGATCAAACTGGAAGGCAAAATTGACAGGGATAGGTGTGTCACAG GTAGTGTTATTGCTGTATATGGAGCTGAGAGGAATGATGGGAAGTTCACAGTGGAGGACCTCTGCACAGCTGATCTCCCCGCACAGACCGTAAGACCTGCACTCAACGCTGACAG ATTTGTTCTGCTCGTCTCAGGGCTGGGTCTCGGTAGCAGTCAAGCAGACAGCATGCTGGGCCTACAGCTGCTGGTCGACATGGTAACGGGTCAACTCGGCGACCAGGGGGAGCAGAGCGGAGCGGCGACGATTTCGAGGGTCTTGATGGTGGGAAACCTCCTAAGCCAAAGCACGCACGACAAGGACGTCTCGAGCAAG GCCAAGTACCTGACCAAAAAGACTCAGGCTGGCAGCGTGGAGGCCATTCGCTTGTTGGACGAGCTGCTGCTCCAGCTGGTG GCCTCGGTCCCAGTGGATGTGATGCCTGGCCAGTATGACCCCACCAACTACACGCTGCCTCAGCAGCCTCTGCACCGCTGTATGTTCCCTTTGTCCTCGGTCTACCCCACACTGCAACTGGCGTCTAACCCGTATCAGGCCACTGTGGACGGAGTGAG GTTCCTGGGCACCTCAGGCCAGAATGTCAGTGATATCGAGCGGTACAGCAGCATGAACGGTCATCTCGAGATTCTGGAAGAAACGCTGCGATTGCGCCACCTCGCTCCGACAGCCCCGGATACCCTTG gttgtTATCCATTTTACATGAAAGATCCGTTCATCTTGGAAGAGTGCCCGCATGTTTACTTCAGCGGGAACGCCCCAGCGTTTGAGTCAAAGCGCCTTACAG GTGCTGATGGCCAGGAAATCCTTTTGGTCACCGTGCCAAAGTTCCACAGCACCCAAACGGCATGTCTTGTCAACTTGCGCACTCTCGATTGCGAGCCAATCAGCTTCTCGGCCTTTTCTGCGGGCGACGACGACGAGAGCGAGATGAACATCAGCCACTGA
- the pold2 gene encoding DNA polymerase delta subunit 2 isoform X3 has product MLMNDMATSLELLECVNRASMFSDLSAPRDGSSLLRRPAEDAAPVFERASPAYTPCSERFGVGERSFNRQYAHIYAARLMQMRPLLTEKAQQKWGSDVLVRTLCDLQTGEQCCIVGTLFKRMDLQPSILKEISQEHNLLPQPPRVKYISDNDELILEDELQRIKLEGKIDRDRCVTGSVIAVYGAERNDGKFTVEDLCTADLPAQTVRPALNADRFVLLVSGLGLGSSQADSMLGLQLLVDMVTGQLGDQGEQSGAATISRVLMVGNLLSQSTHDKDVSSKASVPVDVMPGQYDPTNYTLPQQPLHRCMFPLSSVYPTLQLASNPYQATVDGVRFLGTSGQNVSDIERYSSMNGHLEILEETLRLRHLAPTAPDTLGCYPFYMKDPFILEECPHVYFSGNAPAFESKRLTGADGQEILLVTVPKFHSTQTACLVNLRTLDCEPISFSAFSAGDDDESEMNISH; this is encoded by the exons ATGCTTATGAACGACATGGCCACTTCACTCGAACTTTTGGAATGCGTCAATAGGGCCAGCATGTTCTCCGATCTGAGCGCGCCGAGAGACGGCTCCTCTCTTCTGCGCCGCCCGGCCGAGGACGCGGCGCCCGTGTTTGAGAGGGCTTCCCCGGCCTACACTCCCTGCTCGGAGCGCTTCGGAGTCGGCGAGCGGAGTTTCAATCGTCAGTATGCTCATATTTATGCAGCGCGACTCATGCAGATGAGACCTCTACTCACGGAGAAAGCCCAACAGAAGTGGG GGTCCGATGTGCTTGTCCGGACACTGTGTGATCTTCAGACCGGGGAGCagtgttgcattgtgggaactCTGTTCAAGCGTATGGACTTGCAGCCATCCATTCTAAAAGAGATCAGTCAGGAG CACAACCTGCTGCCCCAGCCTCCACGCGTCAAGTACATCAGCGACAATGATGAGCTGATTCTGGAGGATGAGCTGCAGAGGATCAAACTGGAAGGCAAAATTGACAGGGATAGGTGTGTCACAG GTAGTGTTATTGCTGTATATGGAGCTGAGAGGAATGATGGGAAGTTCACAGTGGAGGACCTCTGCACAGCTGATCTCCCCGCACAGACCGTAAGACCTGCACTCAACGCTGACAG ATTTGTTCTGCTCGTCTCAGGGCTGGGTCTCGGTAGCAGTCAAGCAGACAGCATGCTGGGCCTACAGCTGCTGGTCGACATGGTAACGGGTCAACTCGGCGACCAGGGGGAGCAGAGCGGAGCGGCGACGATTTCGAGGGTCTTGATGGTGGGAAACCTCCTAAGCCAAAGCACGCACGACAAGGACGTCTCGAGCAAG GCCTCGGTCCCAGTGGATGTGATGCCTGGCCAGTATGACCCCACCAACTACACGCTGCCTCAGCAGCCTCTGCACCGCTGTATGTTCCCTTTGTCCTCGGTCTACCCCACACTGCAACTGGCGTCTAACCCGTATCAGGCCACTGTGGACGGAGTGAG GTTCCTGGGCACCTCAGGCCAGAATGTCAGTGATATCGAGCGGTACAGCAGCATGAACGGTCATCTCGAGATTCTGGAAGAAACGCTGCGATTGCGCCACCTCGCTCCGACAGCCCCGGATACCCTTG gttgtTATCCATTTTACATGAAAGATCCGTTCATCTTGGAAGAGTGCCCGCATGTTTACTTCAGCGGGAACGCCCCAGCGTTTGAGTCAAAGCGCCTTACAG GTGCTGATGGCCAGGAAATCCTTTTGGTCACCGTGCCAAAGTTCCACAGCACCCAAACGGCATGTCTTGTCAACTTGCGCACTCTCGATTGCGAGCCAATCAGCTTCTCGGCCTTTTCTGCGGGCGACGACGACGAGAGCGAGATGAACATCAGCCACTGA
- the pold2 gene encoding DNA polymerase delta subunit 2 isoform X1, which translates to MLMNDMATSLELLECVNRASMFSDLSAPRDGSSLLRRPAEDAAPVFERASPAYTPCSERFGVGERSFNRQYAHIYAARLMQMRPLLTEKAQQKWGSDVLVRTLCDLQTGEQCCIVGTLFKRMDLQPSILKEISQEHNLLPQPPRVKYISDNDELILEDELQRIKLEGKIDRDRCVTGSVIAVYGAERNDGKFTVEDLCTADLPAQTVRPALNADRFVLLVSGLGLGSSQADSMLGLQLLVDMVTGQLGDQGEQSGAATISRVLMVGNLLSQSTHDKDVSSKAKYLTKKTQAGSVEAIRLLDELLLQLVASVPVDVMPGQYDPTNYTLPQQPLHRCMFPLSSVYPTLQLASNPYQATVDGVRFLGTSGQNVSDIERYSSMNGHLEILEETLRLRHLAPTAPDTLGCYPFYMKDPFILEECPHVYFSGNAPAFESKRLTGADGQEILLVTVPKFHSTQTACLVNLRTLDCEPISFSAFSAGDDDESEMNISH; encoded by the exons ATGCTTATGAACGACATGGCCACTTCACTCGAACTTTTGGAATGCGTCAATAGGGCCAGCATGTTCTCCGATCTGAGCGCGCCGAGAGACGGCTCCTCTCTTCTGCGCCGCCCGGCCGAGGACGCGGCGCCCGTGTTTGAGAGGGCTTCCCCGGCCTACACTCCCTGCTCGGAGCGCTTCGGAGTCGGCGAGCGGAGTTTCAATCGTCAGTATGCTCATATTTATGCAGCGCGACTCATGCAGATGAGACCTCTACTCACGGAGAAAGCCCAACAGAAGTGGG GGTCCGATGTGCTTGTCCGGACACTGTGTGATCTTCAGACCGGGGAGCagtgttgcattgtgggaactCTGTTCAAGCGTATGGACTTGCAGCCATCCATTCTAAAAGAGATCAGTCAGGAG CACAACCTGCTGCCCCAGCCTCCACGCGTCAAGTACATCAGCGACAATGATGAGCTGATTCTGGAGGATGAGCTGCAGAGGATCAAACTGGAAGGCAAAATTGACAGGGATAGGTGTGTCACAG GTAGTGTTATTGCTGTATATGGAGCTGAGAGGAATGATGGGAAGTTCACAGTGGAGGACCTCTGCACAGCTGATCTCCCCGCACAGACCGTAAGACCTGCACTCAACGCTGACAG ATTTGTTCTGCTCGTCTCAGGGCTGGGTCTCGGTAGCAGTCAAGCAGACAGCATGCTGGGCCTACAGCTGCTGGTCGACATGGTAACGGGTCAACTCGGCGACCAGGGGGAGCAGAGCGGAGCGGCGACGATTTCGAGGGTCTTGATGGTGGGAAACCTCCTAAGCCAAAGCACGCACGACAAGGACGTCTCGAGCAAG GCCAAGTACCTGACCAAAAAGACTCAGGCTGGCAGCGTGGAGGCCATTCGCTTGTTGGACGAGCTGCTGCTCCAGCTGGTG GCCTCGGTCCCAGTGGATGTGATGCCTGGCCAGTATGACCCCACCAACTACACGCTGCCTCAGCAGCCTCTGCACCGCTGTATGTTCCCTTTGTCCTCGGTCTACCCCACACTGCAACTGGCGTCTAACCCGTATCAGGCCACTGTGGACGGAGTGAG GTTCCTGGGCACCTCAGGCCAGAATGTCAGTGATATCGAGCGGTACAGCAGCATGAACGGTCATCTCGAGATTCTGGAAGAAACGCTGCGATTGCGCCACCTCGCTCCGACAGCCCCGGATACCCTTG gttgtTATCCATTTTACATGAAAGATCCGTTCATCTTGGAAGAGTGCCCGCATGTTTACTTCAGCGGGAACGCCCCAGCGTTTGAGTCAAAGCGCCTTACAG GTGCTGATGGCCAGGAAATCCTTTTGGTCACCGTGCCAAAGTTCCACAGCACCCAAACGGCATGTCTTGTCAACTTGCGCACTCTCGATTGCGAGCCAATCAGCTTCTCGGCCTTTTCTGCGGGCGACGACGACGAGAGCGAGATGAACATCAGCCACTGA
- the npc1l1 gene encoding NPC1-like intracellular cholesterol transporter 1: protein MRRVAALITFLTCTVLSQSEHQPGYCAFYEECGRNPLVGAALIPPIVPCRNYSRARELTGNHYRKLKEVCPVLDKGVGSTFACCSMKQLSSLEISLTLSKALLVRCPSCAENFAHLHCINTCSPNQSQTVKVTKVMNVTNNLGITREAVVEYQAYLTTSFADTAFQSCQNVRIPATGGFAIATMCGRYGAKLCTPQRWYDFQGDSSNGLAPLDIDFRLINEGETEGVPEGVIPYRGRAFRCNETTPSGGQVCSCQDCKGSCPAVPPLPLPPGPFRLLGTDGLLVISIILFCLLVFSFLFFLLVSCHVESQKKQDEEKEKRKSKDQNCNEVNQRLIRPSEVTCADKNSMAAQAFLSSVFQTWGTLMATYPLTVLLVSAVVVAAFAAGLMSIELTTDPVELWSAPDSRARREKDFHDKHFGPFFRTNQLILTAPGRKGHIYDSLLFGAQNFSGLVSKELIIEMLLLQKQIQNIEFWSEDLNRTASLKDVCFAPLNPNNSSQTDCAVNSLPQYFQNSLDNINAKVNMTKLGETKEVDWRDHLIYCLNSPLSFKDSTKLGLSCMADYGAPVFPFLAVGGYQGDEYTEAEAFILTFSLNNYPRTNVKYNVAMQWENEFLKIVQDYQRDPTANFTFAYMAERSLEDEINRTTAEDIPIFMISYAVIFVYIAVALGEYSSWRRILVDSKFLVGLGGILVVACSVLASMGFYSWIGIPSSLVILQVVPFLVLAVGADNIFIFVLEYQRDVRKPGEKREQQIGRVLGNVAPSMLLCSLSESVCFFLGALSTMPAVKTFALYAALAVLMDFVLQMTAFVALLSLDARRQDNNRCELLCCVTVATQKSDKPYEGFLLPLMRKYYAPVLLNRYMRFTVMVVFLFMFSGSVYLMFNVTVGLDQELAMPKGSYMLDYFQYLYKYLEVGVPVYFVTKPGFNFTTVEGMNAVCSSVGCDQFSLTQKIQYAANHPELSYIGISANSWVDDFIDWLNPGSRCCRLYSFGPNAGKFCPADKSSLICGRKCVPKPPNSVLRPTVEQFNRFLPKFLGNRPDLQCPKGGLGAYDTAVVKDDRGEIIASRFMAYHTPLSNSQEFTAALLRARELASDITEGMKRINGTSPDFEVFPYTVTNVFYEQYLTIVPEGLLNISLCLLPTFIVCCLLLGLDLRSGLLNLITIVMITVDTVGVMTLWEIHYNAVALINLVTAVGISVEFVSHMTRSFALSMKPSRVERAKEATANMGSAVFAGVAMTNLPGILVLAFAKAQLIQIFFFRLNLVITLLGMAHGLIFLPVVLSYFGPGVNKAVLLQIQQAQAKTHPELELTDHMRQFYDNMCYEVTEEPHSDAAEAPEYNKGQAPNRQHKQEEEKIDFF from the exons ATGCGTCGCGTGGCAGCCCTGATCACTTTTCTGACATGCACG GTGCTGTCGCAGAGCGAGCATCAACCGGGCTACTGCGCTTTCTACGAGGAGTGCGGCCGCAACCCTTTGGTGGGAGCGGCCCTCATCCCTCCCATCGTCCCCTGCCGAAATTACAGCCGAGCCCGGGAGCTGACGGGAAACCACTACCGCAAACTCAAAGAG GTGTGCCCCGTGTTGGATAAGGGCGTCGGCAGCACATTTGCCTGTTGCTCCATGAAGCAGCTGTCATCCCTGGAAATAAGTTTGACTTTGTCCAAGGCCCTGCTGGTGCGCTGCCCTTCTTGTGCTGAAAACTTTGCCCACCTGCACTGCATCAACACCTGCAGCCCGAACCAGAGCCAGACAGTCAAAGTCACAAAGGTCATGAATGTTACCAACAACCTGGGAATAACCAGAGAGGCCGTGGTGGAGTACCAGGCGTACCTCACCACCAGCTTTGCGGACACCGCCTTCCAGTCGTGCCAAAATGTCCGAATCCCCGCCACGGGAGGCTTCGCCATCGCCACCATGTGCGGCCGCTACGGCGCCAAGCTCTGCACCCCCCAGCGCTGGTACGACTTCCAGGGGGACTCTAGCAACGGTCTGGCTCCTTTGGACATTGATTTCAGACTCATAAACGAGGGAGAAACAGAGGGAGTGCCCGAAGGTGTGATTCCCTACAGGGGGCGAGCCTTTAGGTGCAATGAGACCACGCCGTCCGGAGGTCAGGTGTGCTCGTGCCAGGACTGCAAAGGATCGTGCCCTGCCGTTCCACCTCTCCCGCTGCCACCGGGACCCTTCCGACTTTTGGGCACGGACGGCTTGCTTGTCATTTCTATCATCTTATTCTGTCTCCTCGTATTttctttcctcttctttctcttGGTCTCTTGTCATGTCGAGTCACAGAAGAAGCAGGATGaagaaaaagagaagaggaaaagcaAAGATCAGAACTGTAACGAGGTCAATCAGCGGCTCATTCGTCCGTCGGAGGTGACGTGCGCCGACAAGAACAGCATGGCCGCTCAGGCCTTCCTAAGCTCCGTCTTTCAGACGTGGGGAACACTCATGGCGACTTATCCCCTCACG GTGCTCCTGGTATCAGCGGTCGTCGTGGCGGCGTTTGCCGCCGGCCTCATGTCCATCGAGCTCACCACCGACCCAGTGGAGCTCTGGTCGGCTCCCGACAGCCGAGCCCGTCGGGAGAAGGATTTCCACGATAAACACTTCGGCCCGTTCTTCAGGACCAACCAGTTGATCTTGACAGCGCCGGGCAGAAAAGGACACATTTATGATTCTTTGCTCTTTGGAGCGCAGAACTTCAGTGGCCTCGTCTCCAAAGAGCTCATTATTGAGATGCTGCTTCTCCAGAAACAAATACAG AACATTGAGTTCTGGTCAGAGGACCTAAATCGCACAGCAAGCCTGAAGGACGTGTGTTTTGCACCGCTGAACCCCAACAACTCCTCCCAGACGGACTGTGCAGTCAACAGTCTGCCACAATACTTCCAGAACAGCCTGGACAACATCAATGCCAAGGTCAACATGACTAAGTTGGGGGAGACCAAAGAGGTAGActggagagaccacctcatctacTGCCTCAA CTCGCCTCTGTCGTTCAAAGACAGCACCAAATTGGGACTGAGCTGCATGGCTGACTATGGCGCTCCAGTCTTCCCTTTCCTGGCTGTCGGCGGCTACCAGG GGGACGAGTACACCGAGGCGGAGGCCTTCATTTTGACCTTCTCCCTCAACAACTATCCCCGGACCAACGTCAAGTATAACGTGGCCATGCAGTGGGAGAATGAATTTCTGAAAATTGTCCAAGATTACCAGAGAGACCCGACGGCCAACTTCACGTTTGCATACATGGCAGAG AGGTCTCTGGAGGATGAGATCAATCGGACGACAGCGGAGGACATTCCCATCTTCATGATCAGCTATGCTGTAATCTTCGTTTACATCGCTGTCGCTCTGGGGGAGTATTCTTCATGGAGACGCATATTG GTGGACTCCAAGTTTCTGGTTGGTCTCGGCGGGATCTTGGTGGTGGCGTGCTCGGTGCTGGCGTCCATGGGCTTCTACTCTTGGATTGGCATTCCCTCCTCGCTGGTCATCCTGCAGGTCGTGCCCTTCCTGGTGCTCGCCGTCGGAGCCGACAACATCTTCATCTTTGTTCTGGAGTAccag AGAGATGTGCGGAAGCCTGGCGAGAAAAGAGAGCAGCAGATAGGCCGTGTGCTTGGAAACGTCGCTCCCAGCATGCTCCTGTGCAGTCTCTCGGAGTCCGTCTGCTTCTTTCTAG GGGCCCTGTCCACCATGCCCGCGGTGAAGACCTTCGCTTTGTACGCCGCTCTGGCTGTGCTCATGGACTTTGTCCTCCAGATGACAGCGTTTGTGGCGTTGCTGTCGCTGGATGCTCGACGGCAAGACAACAACCGCTGCGAGCTGCTCTGCTGCGTCACCGTGGCGACTCAGAAATCCGACAAGCCCTACGAGGGCTTCCTCTTGCCCCTCATGAGGAAGTATTACGCCCCCGTGCTGCTGAACCGTTACATGAGATTCACCGTG ATGGTGGTGTTCCTCTTCATGTTCAGTGGTTCTGTGTACCTCATGTTCAATGTGACAGTAGGTCTGGATCAGGAGCTGGCTATGCCCAAG GGCTCGTATATGCTGGATTATTTCcagtatttatacaaatatttggaAGTCGGCGTGCCGGTTTATTTTGTGACAAAACCAGGCTTCAATTTTACCACGGTGGAGGGCATGAACGCTGTGTGTTCCAGCGTGGGCTGCGACCAGTTCTCTCTGACTCAGAAGATTCAATATGCCGCCAATCACCCTGAACT ATCATATATTGGCATCTCTGCAAACTCCTGGGTGGACGATTTCATCGACTGGCTGAACCCGGGATCCAGATGTTGTCGACTTTATAGCTTTGGTCCGAATGCTGGAAAGTTCTGTCCTGCAGACAAAT CTTCTTTGATCTGTGGACGTAAGTGTGTGCCGAAGCCCCCGAACAGCGTCCTCCGACCCACCGTGGAACAGTTCAATCGCTTTCTCCCGAAGTTTTTGGGTAATAGGCCTGACCTGCAGTGTCCCAAAGG CGGACTGGGAGCATATGACACGGCTGTGGTGAAAGACGACAGGGGAGAAATTATCG CCTCTCGCTTCATGGCCTACCACACACCTCTGAGCAACTCTCAGGAGTTCACGGCAGCACTCCTGAGGGCCAGAGAGCTGGCCTCCGACATCACTGAGGGCATGAAGAGGATAAATGGAACCTCTCCGGACTTTGAAGTCTTCCCATACAC GGTGACCAACGTTTTCTACGAGCAGTACCTGACCATCGTGCCGGAGGGCCTCCTCAACATCTCACTGTGTCTGCTGCCAACATTCATCGTGTGCTGTCTGCTCCTGGGCTTGGACCTGCGCTCCGGCCTGCTCAACCTCATCACCATCGTCATGATCACCGTGGACACCGTTGGGGTCATGACACTCTGGGAAATCCATTACAACGCAGTGGCCCTGATCAACCTGGTTACA GCAGTGGGCATCTCCGTGGAATTCGTGTCGCACATGACGAGATCGTTCGCGCTCAGCATGAAGCCCTCTCGTGTGGAGCGAGCGAAGGAGGCCACCGCCAACATGGGCAGTGCA GTGTTTGCTGGCGTTGCTATGACCAACCTGCCCGGCATCCTTGTGTTGGCCTTTGCCAAAGCCCAACTCATCCAAATCTTCTTCTTCCGCCTCAACCTGGTCATTACACTTTTGGGAATGGCTCACGGACTCATCTTCCTCCCCGTGGTGCTTAGCTACTTTG GGCCTGGTGTGAATAAAGCCGTGCTGCTGCAGATCCAGCAGGCGCAAGCCAAGACCCACCCGGAACTGGAGCTGACAGACCACATGAGACAATTCTATGATAACATGTGCTACGAGGTGACGGAGGAGCCGCACTCCGACGCCGCGGAGGCTCCAGAATACAATAAAGGCCAAGCACCCAATAGGCaacacaaacaggaagaggagaaaattgactttttttga
- the nono gene encoding non-POU domain-containing octamer-binding protein, with product MQGNRGPHQNHGPNRQSGQGDQKKHGGNTNGEEPSDSTSRPNEALTLDLQSFRKPGEKTFTQRSRLFVGNLPTGVMEDDIEKLFAKYGKATEIFVNKDRGFGFIRLETRIIAEIARAELDDTPFRGRPIRVRFATHGAALAIKNLPEFVSNELLEEAFSVFGQIERAVIIVDDRGRPTGKGIVEFTSKPAARKALDKCNDGAYLLTAFPRPIIVEPMEQLDDEEGLSEKLITKNQQYHKEREQPPRFAQPGSFEYEYAMRWKALMEMEKQQYEMVDRNMKEAQEKLEAEMEAARHEHQVMLMRQDLLRRQEELRRMEELHSQEVQKRKQAELRQEEERRRREEEMRMRNEEMMKRQQEGFRGGFQPESREQDMRMHLASSGMAADNAALMAGPGGAGLPGGQGGFPRGLPGPGDYVPNKQRRF from the coding sequence ATGCAAGGAAACAGGGGTCCTCACCAGAACCACGGTCCCAACCGTCAATCTGGCCAGGGAGACCAGAAGAAACATGGAGGCAATACGAACGGCGAGGAGCCGAGCGACTCTACTAGCCGCCCGAACGAGGCCTTAACGCTGGACTTGCAAAGCTTCAGGAAGCCCGGTGAGAAAACCTTCACCCAGCGCAGCAGGCTCTTCGTAGGAAACCTGCCTACCGGAGTCATGGAGGACGACATTGAAAAGCTGTTCGCAAAATACGGCAAGGCCACCGAGATTTTTGTCAACAAGGACAGAGGCTTCGGCTTCATCCGCCTGGAGACCAGAATCATCGCCGAGATCGCCAGAGCCGAGCTCGACGATACCCCGTTCAGAGGTAGACCCATCCGCGTTCGCTTCGCAACTCACGGCGCCGCTCTGGCGATCAAGAATCTGCCGGAGTTTGTGTCCAACGAGCTGCTGGAGGAGGCCTTCTCCGTGTTCGGGCAGATCGAGCGAGCCGTCATCATCGTGGACGACCGAGGGAGGCCCACCGGGAAGGGGATCGTGGAATTCACCTCCAAGCCGGCGGCCAGAAAGGCTCTGGACAAATGCAACGACGGCGCCTATCTGCTCACCGCCTTCCCTCGCCCCATCATCGTGGAGCCCATGGAGCAGCTGGACGACGAGGAGGGGCTGTCGGAAAAGCTCATCACCAAAAACCAGCAGTACCACAAAGAGCGCGAGCAGCCGCCGCGCTTCGCTCAGCCGGGCTCCTTCGAGTACGAGTACGCCATGCGCTGGAAGGCCCTCATGGAGATGGAGAAGCAGCAGTACGAGATGGTGGACCGCAACATGAAGGAGGCCCAGGAGAAGCTGGAGGCCGAGATGGAGGCGGCCCGTCACGAGCATCAGGTGATGCTGATGAGGCAAGACCTGCTGAGGCGGCAGGAGGAGCTGCGCAGGATGGAGGAGCTCCACAGCCAGGAGGTGCAGAAGCGCAAGCAGGCCGAGCTCCGGCAAGAGGAGGAACGCCGGCGGAGGGAGGAGGAGATGCGCATGCGTAACGAGGAGATGATGAAGCGCCAGCAGGAGGGCTTCAGGGGCGGCTTCCAGCCCGAGAGCAGGGAGCAAGACATGAGGATGCACTTGGCCTCCTCCGGCATGGCGGCCGACAACGCCGCTCTCATGGCGGGCCCGGGCGGCGCCGGCTTGCCGGGAGGCCAGGGCGGCTTCCCCAGGGGCCTCCCCGGACCCGGGGACTACGTACCAAACAAGCAGCGCAGATTTTAA